In a single window of the Streptomyces sp. CGMCC 4.7035 genome:
- a CDS encoding serine hydrolase domain-containing protein: MSQKALSEFVEATAAKFGIPGVAVGVWADGRETYACHGVTNTENPLPVDQDTLYLLGSVTKTYTATVLMRLVAEGKVELDAPVRRYVPELGLADEETAAKVTVAHLLNHTSGLDWGVITDTGEGDDALAGYVAKMAELEVMTPPGTRASYSQAGFNLAGRVVEKVTGLTYERAVAELLFEPLGLSHSFFARDDIMTRRFAVGHNRGEDGTLSVARLWRRSRGDNPGGGIASSVADQLRWARFHLCDGRAESGARLLPAEVLHRMKEPTVALRASNLGDALGIGWFLRDVDGVRTVGHGGSANGQFAEFLVVPERDFAVVVMSNAGPDGIPFNQEVVRWALQTYLGVTDQDPEPLPYDPARAREIVGGYENDVMTLTIETEEPAGLRLEVVLKPEIRAAANTELPPDHAPFPLGLLPGDTDEYVITGGAFKGQRGFFTRDETGSVVGIDLAGRLFQRVTDGRTAATTAPVE, translated from the coding sequence ATGTCACAGAAGGCACTGTCCGAGTTCGTCGAGGCGACCGCCGCGAAGTTCGGCATTCCCGGCGTTGCCGTAGGGGTATGGGCGGACGGTCGGGAGACCTACGCCTGCCACGGCGTGACGAACACCGAGAACCCGCTGCCCGTCGACCAGGACACGCTGTATCTGCTGGGCTCGGTCACGAAGACCTACACGGCCACCGTGCTGATGCGCCTGGTGGCGGAGGGGAAGGTCGAGCTGGACGCGCCGGTACGCCGGTACGTTCCCGAACTCGGGCTGGCGGACGAGGAGACCGCCGCGAAGGTCACCGTGGCCCACCTGCTCAACCACACCTCGGGGCTGGACTGGGGGGTCATCACCGACACCGGCGAGGGGGACGACGCGCTGGCCGGCTACGTGGCGAAGATGGCCGAGCTGGAGGTCATGACGCCTCCCGGCACCCGGGCCTCGTACAGCCAGGCGGGGTTCAACCTGGCCGGGCGGGTCGTGGAGAAGGTCACCGGTCTTACGTACGAGCGGGCCGTCGCCGAGCTTCTCTTCGAGCCCCTGGGGCTGTCGCACAGTTTCTTCGCGCGCGACGACATCATGACCCGGCGCTTCGCCGTGGGGCACAACCGCGGCGAGGACGGGACGCTGTCCGTCGCCCGGCTCTGGCGCCGTTCGCGCGGCGACAACCCGGGCGGGGGTATCGCGTCCTCGGTGGCGGACCAGCTGCGCTGGGCCCGGTTCCACCTCTGCGACGGCCGCGCGGAAAGCGGCGCCCGACTTCTGCCCGCCGAGGTGCTGCACCGGATGAAGGAGCCGACGGTCGCCTTGCGGGCCAGCAACCTCGGCGACGCCCTCGGCATCGGCTGGTTCCTGCGCGACGTGGACGGCGTGCGCACCGTCGGGCACGGTGGTTCGGCGAACGGTCAGTTCGCCGAGTTCCTCGTCGTGCCGGAACGGGACTTCGCCGTCGTCGTGATGTCCAACGCCGGGCCGGACGGCATCCCCTTCAACCAGGAGGTCGTCCGCTGGGCGCTCCAGACGTACCTGGGCGTGACCGACCAGGACCCGGAGCCACTCCCCTACGACCCGGCGCGGGCCCGGGAGATCGTCGGGGGCTACGAGAACGACGTCATGACGCTCACCATCGAAACGGAGGAGCCGGCGGGGCTGAGGCTTGAGGTCGTCCTCAAGCCCGAGATCCGTGCGGCGGCGAACACGGAACTGCCTCCGGACCACGCGCCGTTCCCCTTGGGCCTGCTGCCCGGCGACACGGACGAGTACGTCATCACCGGCGGCGCTTTCAAGGGGCAGCGCGGCTTCTTCACCCGCGACGAGACCGGCTCGGTCGTGGGGATCGACCTCGCCGGCCGGCTGTTCCAGCGGGTCACGGACGGCAGGACGGCAGCCACGACGGCACCCGTCGAGTGA
- a CDS encoding MarR family winged helix-turn-helix transcriptional regulator → MTDTDLTRLPDVREQRPLGYWLKHIDGAIEENFGRLLAADGLNRRGWQVLNALSYEPITIAELDDTMAAFLSTDEPTMRPYVDRFVERGWAHIADDDTATLTDEGRQAHQRVSEKSGILRAQVMECLSPEEYGLLVNLLQRVATHLDALTAETPRQ, encoded by the coding sequence ATGACCGACACCGACCTGACTCGGCTGCCCGACGTCCGCGAGCAGCGACCGCTCGGCTACTGGCTGAAGCACATCGACGGAGCCATCGAGGAGAACTTCGGCCGGCTGCTCGCCGCGGACGGACTCAACCGGCGAGGGTGGCAGGTGCTGAACGCCCTCTCGTACGAGCCGATCACCATCGCCGAACTCGACGACACCATGGCGGCGTTCCTGTCCACCGACGAGCCCACCATGCGCCCGTACGTCGACCGTTTCGTCGAGCGCGGCTGGGCGCACATCGCTGACGACGACACCGCGACGCTGACCGACGAGGGCCGACAGGCGCACCAGCGGGTCTCCGAGAAGTCCGGAATCCTGAGGGCGCAGGTGATGGAGTGCCTCTCACCCGAGGAGTACGGACTGCTGGTGAACCTGCTTCAGCGGGTCGCCACTCACCTCGACGCCTTGACGGCGGAGACGCCCCGTCAGTGA
- a CDS encoding serine hydrolase domain-containing protein: MTTIDGEVEAGFEPVRAAFEANFARHGDIGAAVCVYHDGRPVVDLWSGVADPDTGRPWTRDTLQLVYSATKGATATAAHLLAQRGALDLDAPVAKYWPEFAANGKADIPVRRLLSHQAGLVALDQPVTLAEALAWEPMVAALAAQRPLWAPGTAHGYHGRTFGWLVGEVIRRVSGRTPGRFFADEIAAPLGLDFFIGLPGSERDRVSRMVYQEPEVDFTALPPESIPAEFRDMVAALRDPNSLTNRAFSVTDPAEIDFNSPEVQAAELPASNGIGTARGLARMYAALIGEVDGVRLLTPDTLASATEEQADGVDQVMMVPTRFSSGYMLPTETNPMTGPNSFGHPGRGGSLGFADPEHGIAFGYVMNNIIEGPNDMRAMSLVDAVRRSLA, translated from the coding sequence ATGACGACGATCGACGGTGAGGTCGAGGCCGGGTTCGAACCGGTGCGGGCGGCGTTCGAGGCCAACTTCGCCCGGCACGGGGACATCGGAGCCGCGGTGTGCGTGTACCACGATGGCCGGCCGGTGGTGGATCTGTGGAGTGGAGTCGCCGACCCTGACACCGGTCGCCCGTGGACGCGGGACACGCTGCAACTCGTCTACTCGGCGACCAAGGGGGCGACCGCGACCGCGGCGCATCTGCTGGCCCAGCGCGGCGCGCTGGACCTGGACGCGCCGGTGGCCAAGTACTGGCCGGAGTTCGCCGCGAACGGCAAGGCGGACATCCCGGTGCGCCGGCTGTTGTCCCACCAGGCCGGCCTGGTCGCGCTGGACCAACCGGTGACCCTGGCCGAGGCGTTGGCCTGGGAGCCGATGGTGGCCGCGCTGGCCGCTCAGCGCCCCCTGTGGGCTCCGGGCACCGCGCACGGGTATCACGGCCGGACCTTCGGCTGGCTGGTCGGCGAGGTGATCCGCCGGGTCTCCGGCCGCACACCGGGCCGCTTCTTCGCCGACGAGATCGCCGCTCCACTGGGGCTGGACTTCTTCATCGGCTTGCCGGGCAGTGAACGCGACCGCGTCAGCCGCATGGTGTACCAAGAGCCGGAGGTCGACTTCACCGCCCTCCCTCCGGAGTCGATCCCCGCGGAGTTCCGCGACATGGTCGCCGCCTTGCGCGACCCGAACTCGCTCACCAACCGGGCGTTCTCGGTCACCGACCCGGCCGAGATCGACTTCAACTCGCCCGAGGTGCAGGCCGCGGAGCTCCCGGCCTCCAACGGCATCGGTACCGCGCGCGGACTGGCACGCATGTACGCCGCGCTGATCGGCGAGGTGGACGGCGTACGCCTGCTCACCCCGGACACCCTCGCATCGGCGACCGAGGAGCAGGCCGACGGGGTGGACCAGGTGATGATGGTGCCGACCCGGTTCAGCTCCGGATACATGCTGCCCACCGAGACCAACCCCATGACCGGGCCGAACTCCTTCGGCCACCCCGGTCGAGGCGGTTCACTGGGCTTCGCCGACCCCGAGCACGGCATCGCCTTCGGCTACGTGATGAACAACATCATCGAGGGCCCCAACGATATGCGTGCGATGTCGCTGGTCGACGCGGTGCGAAGGTCGCTGGCGTAA
- a CDS encoding class I SAM-dependent methyltransferase, translated as MNLFTGTATYYRQFRPGIPEGVTTVLDQITPARPKGPRRLLDVGTGTGLVVEALLARFDDIIAIDSDAEMLAAAESALRPRLPGSSRLLLVESTAENFVPPADWQADLVTICRAFHWLDQGAVLNLLDSQVASDGVVAIFGDNSFWAAGSPWKEAVRDVIKIFLGEERRAGSGTFQHHNRSYSEIMEESPFNRVEEVRVPVQRTWTSESILGHLYSTSFAAPHLFGDRLEEFEKAVRNQLAEFSDNDTFPEDNEFLIRLGRRSQT; from the coding sequence ATGAACCTCTTCACCGGAACCGCCACCTACTACCGCCAGTTCCGCCCCGGCATCCCCGAGGGCGTCACCACTGTCCTGGACCAGATCACCCCGGCGCGGCCCAAGGGCCCGCGACGTCTTCTGGACGTCGGCACCGGCACGGGGCTCGTCGTCGAGGCACTGCTGGCCCGGTTCGACGACATCATCGCCATCGACAGCGACGCGGAGATGCTCGCCGCCGCCGAGTCCGCGCTTCGTCCGAGACTGCCCGGCAGCTCCCGTCTATTGCTCGTGGAGAGCACCGCAGAGAACTTCGTCCCGCCCGCAGACTGGCAGGCCGACCTGGTCACCATCTGCCGGGCGTTCCACTGGCTCGACCAAGGCGCCGTACTGAACCTCTTGGACAGCCAGGTCGCCTCGGACGGCGTCGTCGCGATCTTCGGCGACAACAGCTTCTGGGCTGCGGGCAGCCCCTGGAAGGAGGCGGTCCGCGACGTGATCAAGATATTTCTCGGCGAGGAACGCCGCGCGGGTTCGGGCACCTTCCAGCACCACAACCGCTCGTACAGCGAGATCATGGAGGAGTCGCCGTTCAATCGGGTCGAGGAAGTGCGCGTACCCGTCCAACGCACCTGGACGAGCGAAAGCATCCTCGGTCACCTCTACTCCACCTCCTTCGCCGCACCCCACCTTTTCGGCGACCGGCTGGAGGAGTTCGAGAAGGCGGTGAGGAACCAGCTCGCCGAGTTCAGCGACAACGACACGTTCCCTGAGGACAACGAGTTCCTCATCCGCCTCGGGCGGCGGAGTCAGACGTGA
- a CDS encoding TetR/AcrR family transcriptional regulator: protein MPRETLTREQIVKAAIELLDAEGLEGLNMRALGKRLGSAATAVYWHVGSKDNLIVLAADRVWSELALPDPSAGDWRTAVTAMATDLYANLTRHPWLVQAFGSYVVYGPGKARHDDHTLALYEAAGFTGAQADRAATAVFTYVLGNALSQAAAVSLTRRLGRDGGDADELLRDSMAKAEEIAMDFPRLRARLETPAADYAALPEDSFESGLRAMLDGLETQLVAGRA from the coding sequence ATGCCCCGCGAGACGCTGACCCGTGAACAGATCGTCAAGGCCGCCATCGAGCTGCTGGACGCCGAAGGCCTGGAGGGCCTGAACATGCGTGCCCTGGGCAAGCGGCTGGGCTCCGCGGCCACCGCGGTCTACTGGCACGTCGGCAGCAAGGACAACCTCATCGTCCTCGCCGCCGACCGGGTATGGAGCGAGCTCGCGCTGCCCGACCCGTCGGCCGGCGACTGGCGGACCGCGGTCACCGCGATGGCCACCGACCTGTACGCGAACCTGACCCGCCATCCGTGGCTTGTGCAGGCCTTCGGTTCCTACGTGGTGTACGGCCCCGGCAAGGCCCGCCACGACGACCACACCCTCGCCCTCTACGAGGCGGCCGGATTCACCGGTGCACAGGCCGACCGCGCGGCGACGGCCGTCTTCACCTACGTGCTCGGCAATGCCCTGAGCCAAGCCGCGGCGGTCTCACTCACGCGGAGACTCGGCCGTGACGGCGGCGACGCCGACGAACTGCTGCGCGACAGCATGGCGAAGGCCGAAGAGATCGCCATGGACTTCCCGCGCCTGCGCGCCCGCCTCGAAACGCCCGCCGCCGACTATGCCGCGTTGCCCGAGGACAGTTTCGAATCGGGCCTCCGGGCCATGCTCGACGGCCTCGAAACCCAACTCGTCGCGGGCCGCGCGTAG
- a CDS encoding helix-turn-helix domain-containing protein: MLNHRGVSTRKIAAAVGIAQGRLYDYMNGKSRVERLAIFEQIADAFHIPGHLLGLARRHWEPRDHAPRATSSVSLAPLIDSVEEDDVAAVDAFRHADRATGGGRLYSAVVTHLREHVAPRLVDLSGGQAFAAAAALTEMAGWMAHDSGRDRVAQAHFARALPLARASGDTALTANIAASSSHLALQAGDSAAAVHWAQTGLDAASEGPRVPTLIARLHAMQARALAAAGQHSAAERALDQARLTLRDAPVKVAHPWVSPFDAAALASESAEALRDMGRLREAVEYARQAVDLREAGRARSLALSRIALAGLHVQCGDLDAALLVGEELLTATAPTLGSVRVMQQLQSLGAQFEPNRSHPPVREFLMRLTAERRARMLLLADILTPQGGHPV, from the coding sequence ATGCTCAACCATCGCGGCGTCAGCACCCGCAAGATCGCCGCAGCGGTCGGAATCGCACAGGGGCGCCTGTACGACTACATGAACGGCAAGAGCCGCGTGGAACGACTGGCCATCTTCGAGCAGATCGCCGACGCCTTCCACATCCCCGGACATCTCCTCGGTCTGGCCCGACGCCACTGGGAGCCACGAGACCACGCGCCCCGAGCAACGTCCAGCGTATCTTTGGCGCCGTTGATCGACAGCGTCGAGGAAGACGATGTGGCGGCCGTGGACGCATTCCGGCACGCGGACCGGGCAACTGGCGGGGGCCGTCTCTACTCCGCTGTCGTCACCCACCTCCGCGAACATGTAGCGCCTCGGCTTGTCGACCTCAGCGGTGGCCAGGCGTTCGCTGCGGCGGCAGCCCTGACGGAGATGGCCGGCTGGATGGCACACGACTCGGGGCGCGACCGAGTGGCCCAGGCGCACTTCGCTCGCGCCCTGCCCCTCGCCCGCGCTTCTGGGGACACCGCGTTGACCGCCAACATCGCCGCGTCCAGTTCCCACTTAGCTCTACAGGCCGGTGATTCTGCCGCAGCTGTGCATTGGGCGCAGACGGGGCTCGACGCGGCGAGCGAAGGCCCTCGCGTACCTACTCTCATTGCCCGACTCCATGCCATGCAGGCCCGTGCTCTCGCCGCGGCAGGACAGCACTCCGCAGCCGAGCGGGCCCTCGACCAGGCTCGTCTCACCCTCCGCGACGCGCCAGTCAAAGTGGCTCATCCCTGGGTCAGCCCGTTCGATGCCGCCGCCCTTGCCAGCGAAAGCGCCGAGGCCCTACGTGACATGGGCCGCTTACGGGAAGCTGTCGAATACGCCCGACAGGCTGTTGATCTCCGCGAAGCCGGACGTGCACGCTCGCTCGCCCTGTCCAGAATCGCCCTCGCCGGCCTCCATGTGCAGTGCGGAGACCTGGACGCCGCCCTCCTCGTGGGCGAGGAGTTGCTGACCGCGACCGCGCCCACTCTGGGTTCGGTCAGGGTCATGCAGCAGCTCCAATCACTCGGTGCACAGTTCGAACCCAACCGGTCGCACCCTCCGGTACGGGAGTTCCTGATGCGGCTCACGGCCGAGCGCAGGGCCAGAATGCTGCTGCTCGCCGACATTCTCACTCCTCAGGGAGGCCACCCCGTATGA
- a CDS encoding MarR family winged helix-turn-helix transcriptional regulator, with product MSKKAREEDEAVAVVERAMVAIRRSQTRRSLGRLAPPDGGRTIDPTLFGVLDAIEERGEPCAVSDVATALGVDQPRASRLVLRAVEEGWLARRTDPSDARRALLALTDHGREQLDRTHRIRQEMFARVMADWPDADRSEFARLLTAFVTSYAEVAPSGD from the coding sequence ATGTCGAAGAAGGCAAGGGAAGAGGACGAGGCGGTCGCCGTCGTCGAGCGGGCCATGGTGGCGATTCGCCGCAGCCAGACGCGCCGATCGCTGGGGCGGCTGGCGCCGCCAGACGGCGGCAGGACGATCGACCCCACGCTGTTCGGCGTGCTGGACGCCATCGAGGAACGTGGCGAGCCGTGCGCCGTCTCGGACGTCGCCACCGCGCTCGGCGTGGACCAGCCCAGGGCGAGCCGGCTGGTGCTCCGCGCCGTCGAGGAGGGGTGGCTGGCCCGCCGGACCGACCCGTCCGACGCCCGGCGCGCACTGCTCGCCCTGACCGACCACGGGCGCGAACAGCTCGACCGCACGCATCGGATCCGGCAGGAGATGTTCGCCCGGGTGATGGCGGACTGGCCGGACGCCGACCGGTCCGAGTTCGCGCGACTCCTCACCGCGTTCGTGACCTCGTACGCCGAGGTGGCCCCCAGCGGCGACTGA
- a CDS encoding NUDIX hydrolase, translating to MRPVPADPDAYRDWLAEGNATQARKRVGADVLIRDPTGRVLLVKPTYKPGWDLPGGMVEANEPPHEAALRELREELGLDVVLRELLVVDWVPPHGPWDDQIALIFDGGVVDDTRASSIRPHDEELSAVEFASSSEAQSMVRERMARRLDAAFKALVTGRVLYLHDGRPTF from the coding sequence ATGAGGCCCGTTCCTGCCGACCCGGACGCCTACAGGGACTGGCTGGCCGAGGGTAATGCCACCCAGGCTCGTAAGCGTGTCGGTGCCGATGTCCTCATTCGAGATCCGACCGGACGAGTTCTGCTGGTCAAGCCGACGTATAAGCCCGGTTGGGATCTCCCCGGCGGAATGGTCGAGGCCAACGAGCCCCCGCACGAGGCTGCATTGCGGGAACTGCGCGAGGAGCTTGGTCTGGACGTCGTTCTCCGTGAGTTGCTGGTGGTCGACTGGGTTCCTCCGCACGGGCCGTGGGACGACCAGATTGCCCTCATCTTCGATGGCGGCGTGGTCGACGACACCCGGGCCTCTTCGATCCGGCCTCACGATGAGGAGTTGTCCGCCGTGGAGTTCGCCTCCTCAAGTGAGGCCCAGTCGATGGTCCGAGAGCGCATGGCGCGCCGCCTTGATGCAGCCTTCAAAGCCCTCGTCACTGGCCGGGTGCTGTATCTCCACGACGGGCGCCCGACGTTTTGA
- a CDS encoding LPXTG cell wall anchor domain-containing protein has protein sequence MSTSLRARARARARARAGARAGGGAGGVAGGRAGGGTRSRLAPSLAVIVGTGLLLAGLPGLQDQAEAALPKRCDERWLGKKYDTTPPNSGIPDGGEYTVRPDSESGAYDFDNPAKAFDGLLAPTEDQLDQAGSTKADIDKWKRKYAASGDLRDKAMEIYARYNKQLGGTRAIKEWDRWLDLRYIGNEVNNAKGRAYEAQMVRKYNLVGPDWICQETIRVKDAAGNSYRRDYDAVNHRTKQFVEMKSNGSHRDDQAKADEAVLKDRKYQDYRLRMATGAKTEQKTIDWVKDLNRSLGPGPGGAKRAGITESIQVGKAVYKPNVYTRYDPVMNPDPLKGGRGPMNDAAYRSAATPEEARRIQQEYQKANTRGGFGRGPGGIDFTTLELRYVGNPVKGKALDYSFKADYVKDPDTNPGWGGKEKLQLASDAFFTWLALDPSKLWVNLNPDQPDKIMDAGLGKTDAGRVLLEADLEMKHTSAQLMNPKTELGDRFWDSLRSKPGSAPCLTFRNWISPKPAQVREQDGGLYILDAPLKVESEEMDYDTPIGGQRCDQPKEIMEYNQAQYERMILPEVEKSVNTDAKFADLRRVYTSRVAAEWIKQQDAKRPTDFHKIIGSNDIDRWKLRKPGWTPKQTWDAMVKSYKDGDYTFEREYGGKVWVFIVGGVDFSKSPKQNITRVQFNVEHPRLDKTTKDSQRAEVSYRDTETAYLGGNGAGRLDTGDDGTNPTPTPTKSNTPSTPPPSSTPDPHPSTTGAGGHNTPTPSTNDPTGDLAHTGTSNVGWITGLAAALLATGGALTWWMRRRKASRS, from the coding sequence ATGAGCACATCGTTACGAGCACGAGCACGAGCACGAGCACGAGCACGAGCAGGCGCACGAGCGGGCGGAGGCGCGGGCGGAGTCGCAGGCGGACGCGCAGGCGGAGGAACCCGCTCCCGCCTGGCTCCGAGCCTGGCGGTCATAGTCGGAACAGGGCTGCTCCTGGCCGGGCTTCCGGGCCTCCAGGACCAGGCGGAAGCGGCCCTGCCCAAGCGCTGCGACGAGCGCTGGCTGGGCAAGAAGTACGACACCACGCCACCGAATTCCGGCATCCCGGACGGCGGGGAGTACACCGTGCGCCCGGACAGCGAGTCGGGTGCCTACGACTTCGACAACCCCGCCAAGGCGTTCGACGGGCTCCTGGCCCCGACCGAGGACCAGTTGGACCAGGCCGGCAGCACAAAAGCGGATATCGACAAGTGGAAGCGGAAGTACGCCGCTTCGGGCGATCTCCGCGACAAGGCCATGGAGATCTACGCCCGCTACAACAAGCAGCTCGGCGGCACCAGGGCCATCAAGGAGTGGGACCGCTGGCTCGACCTGCGCTACATCGGCAACGAGGTCAACAACGCCAAGGGCCGCGCCTACGAGGCCCAGATGGTCAGGAAGTACAACCTGGTGGGCCCGGACTGGATCTGCCAGGAGACCATCCGGGTCAAGGACGCCGCCGGCAACAGCTATCGCCGGGACTACGACGCGGTCAACCACCGGACGAAGCAGTTCGTCGAGATGAAGTCCAACGGCTCCCACCGCGACGACCAGGCCAAGGCCGACGAAGCCGTCCTGAAGGACAGGAAGTACCAGGACTATCGGCTCCGCATGGCCACCGGCGCCAAGACGGAGCAGAAGACGATCGACTGGGTGAAGGACCTCAACAGGTCCCTCGGGCCCGGGCCGGGCGGCGCCAAACGTGCGGGGATCACCGAGTCCATCCAGGTGGGCAAGGCGGTCTACAAGCCCAACGTCTACACCCGGTACGACCCGGTCATGAACCCCGACCCCCTCAAGGGCGGCCGCGGTCCGATGAACGACGCGGCCTACCGCTCCGCGGCCACTCCCGAGGAGGCGCGCCGGATTCAGCAGGAGTACCAGAAGGCCAACACCCGCGGCGGGTTCGGCCGCGGCCCCGGGGGCATCGACTTCACGACCCTCGAACTGCGCTACGTCGGCAACCCGGTCAAGGGCAAGGCTCTGGACTACTCGTTCAAGGCCGACTACGTGAAGGACCCGGACACCAATCCCGGCTGGGGCGGCAAGGAGAAGCTTCAGCTCGCCTCGGACGCCTTCTTCACCTGGCTCGCCCTCGACCCGTCCAAGCTGTGGGTCAACCTCAACCCCGACCAGCCGGACAAGATCATGGACGCCGGGCTCGGCAAGACGGACGCCGGACGCGTCCTGCTCGAAGCCGACCTGGAGATGAAGCACACCTCCGCCCAGCTCATGAACCCCAAGACCGAACTGGGCGACCGGTTCTGGGACTCCCTGCGCTCCAAGCCGGGCAGCGCCCCGTGCCTGACGTTCCGCAACTGGATCAGCCCCAAGCCCGCCCAGGTCCGTGAGCAGGACGGCGGCCTGTACATCCTGGATGCTCCCCTGAAGGTCGAGTCCGAGGAGATGGACTACGACACCCCCATCGGCGGTCAGCGTTGCGACCAGCCGAAGGAGATCATGGAGTACAACCAGGCCCAGTACGAGCGGATGATCCTCCCCGAGGTCGAGAAGTCGGTCAACACCGACGCCAAGTTCGCCGACCTGCGCCGCGTCTACACCTCTCGGGTGGCCGCGGAGTGGATCAAGCAGCAGGACGCGAAGAGGCCGACCGACTTCCACAAGATCATCGGCAGCAATGACATCGACCGCTGGAAGCTGCGCAAGCCCGGCTGGACGCCCAAGCAGACCTGGGACGCCATGGTGAAGTCGTACAAGGACGGCGACTACACCTTCGAGCGCGAGTACGGCGGCAAGGTCTGGGTCTTCATCGTGGGCGGCGTCGACTTCTCGAAGTCCCCCAAGCAGAACATCACCCGCGTGCAGTTCAACGTCGAACACCCGCGCCTGGACAAGACCACCAAGGACTCCCAGCGGGCAGAGGTGTCGTACCGCGACACGGAGACCGCCTACCTGGGCGGCAACGGCGCGGGCAGGCTCGACACCGGGGACGACGGAACGAACCCCACCCCGACCCCCACCAAGTCGAACACCCCGTCCACCCCACCGCCGTCCTCCACCCCGGACCCGCACCCCAGCACCACGGGAGCCGGCGGCCACAACACCCCGACCCCGTCGACGAACGACCCGACCGGCGACCTCGCCCACACGGGAACCTCGAACGTCGGCTGGATCACGGGCCTGGCGGCCGCGTTGCTCGCCACGGGCGGAGCGCTGACGTGGTGGATGCGTCGCCGTAAGGCGAGCCGAAGCTGA
- a CDS encoding FAD-binding oxidoreductase, with translation MPDEQRATSTAAVEQAIADQLRSSFRGEVIDRRHPGYDKARAVWNGLIDRRPGLIARCSGTADVVEVLRIAREHRPVVSIRGGGHQVAGSAVCDDGLVIDLSRLKGVYVDPAARTARAQAGVTWGELDRETQLHGLATPGGEISATGIAGLTLGGGLGFVMRTFGLSCDSVRSLEIVTADGAVRTANREEEPDLFWAARGGGRGIGVVTSFEFDLHSLGPLVAAVLVLHPYEHAEAVLRAWRDATYTAPETVTSEIVLWSVPADPGIPQELHRSNCVIVGAVYGGPPGDGATAALAPQHELGPPLIDLSGTLPYVVLQSANTPRFPDGERYFMKSHFMNELNDEAISTMLDWDSRRPTPESLIVIRTLGGAVARVDPDDSAFAHRSARYNLSIDAGWRDPALDEAAIGWARSAWDAMKPFSSGGTYVNFAGLGEDASELRGAVFGSHEERLERIRAGYDPEGLFVSAARRP, from the coding sequence ATGCCGGACGAGCAGAGGGCCACATCGACAGCCGCTGTGGAGCAGGCGATCGCCGATCAGCTTCGCTCCTCGTTTCGGGGTGAGGTGATCGACCGCCGCCATCCCGGCTACGACAAGGCCCGCGCCGTGTGGAACGGCCTGATCGACCGTCGCCCCGGCCTCATCGCCCGCTGCTCCGGCACGGCGGACGTCGTCGAGGTGCTACGGATCGCGCGCGAGCACCGTCCCGTCGTCAGCATCCGCGGTGGCGGGCACCAGGTGGCGGGCAGCGCGGTGTGCGACGACGGGCTGGTGATCGACCTCTCGCGGCTGAAGGGCGTCTACGTCGACCCCGCGGCCCGTACGGCACGCGCCCAGGCGGGCGTGACCTGGGGCGAACTGGACCGCGAGACCCAGCTGCACGGTCTGGCCACGCCGGGAGGCGAGATCTCGGCGACCGGGATCGCGGGTCTCACGCTCGGCGGCGGCCTTGGGTTCGTGATGCGGACGTTCGGTCTGAGCTGCGACAGTGTCCGATCGCTGGAGATCGTCACCGCGGACGGCGCGGTGCGCACCGCGAACCGGGAGGAGGAGCCCGACCTGTTCTGGGCAGCGCGCGGCGGAGGCCGGGGTATCGGGGTCGTCACATCCTTCGAGTTCGACCTCCATTCGCTCGGCCCCTTGGTGGCCGCGGTGCTGGTTCTCCACCCGTACGAGCACGCCGAGGCAGTACTACGGGCCTGGCGGGACGCGACTTACACCGCGCCGGAGACGGTGACGTCGGAAATCGTGCTCTGGAGCGTCCCTGCCGACCCCGGGATCCCGCAGGAACTGCACAGATCGAACTGCGTCATAGTCGGCGCCGTGTACGGGGGCCCGCCGGGCGACGGTGCCACCGCCGCGCTGGCGCCGCAGCACGAGCTCGGCCCGCCGCTGATCGACCTGAGCGGAACCCTGCCCTACGTAGTGCTGCAGAGCGCGAACACCCCGCGGTTCCCCGACGGCGAACGCTATTTCATGAAGTCCCACTTCATGAACGAGCTGAATGACGAGGCCATCAGCACCATGCTGGACTGGGACTCCCGGCGGCCGACCCCGGAGAGCCTCATCGTCATCCGCACCCTCGGCGGCGCCGTGGCGCGCGTCGACCCCGACGACAGCGCGTTCGCACACCGGTCCGCGCGCTACAACCTGAGCATCGACGCGGGCTGGCGGGACCCGGCGCTGGACGAGGCCGCGATCGGGTGGGCACGCTCGGCGTGGGACGCGATGAAGCCGTTTTCGAGCGGCGGAACATACGTCAACTTCGCCGGGCTCGGCGAGGACGCGAGCGAACTGCGAGGCGCGGTCTTCGGCTCGCATGAGGAGCGACTTGAGCGCATCCGCGCCGGGTACGACCCGGAGGGACTGTTCGTATCGGCTGCGCGGAGGCCGTGA